The DNA segment TGTTGTGGTAGATAAGCAATATAGGGCGTTACGTTAAAATTGCTGTTGGGTATGTAGGTGGGCGTTAAGCGACCGATTATTTGTAGGTTTTCTGGTCCAACTCCTATCTCTTCCCATGTTTCGCGTAATGCGGTGTCAAGTAAGTCTTTATCCTGAGGTTCAAATTTTCCGCCAGGCAAGCTTATTTGGCCACTGTGAGGTCCGTTGTATTTGGGACGCTGGATAAAAGGGATGTATAATTCATTGTTTTTTAGGTAAAATAATATTAGCACACTGCTTTCTCTGGTTGGGTGTGTATTGGGTGTCATATGACCTGTAAAACGAATATTGGGCGACATTTTGTTTTGTGCATATGCCCCGGGTAAAGCCTCTTTTAAACGTTCTGCAAGTTGATGAATGAAATTATCTGGCATATTTATCTTATTCTTAATAGAGCAATTAATATACTAAATAAAACGGAAATATTTACACTTACTTGCTTGTTTTTATTCAATGGAATAACCTTATTGTCTTTGTTGATGGCAAAAAAAATGCCGGACGTTTCCAGCATTTTTTCTCATTGTCTTGTCTTTAATTTAAACCTTTTGTATTAAATACATAGAGGGTATAAGTAAAAACCATGCCATAAGATCTAAGTGTCTGATAAATAATTTATGTAATAGTCTGTAGTGCTTGGTGGTCAAGGTGTAGGGGTGAAAAAAAAGTTGAAGGTCAGGTTGTTTAGCTCTTGTGTGCTTCTTGTGATAAGTGTCCGATATCGTTCAGTAGGTGTACGAAGCAGAACATAACAACGGAGTGGTGTGCTAATTCTTTCTTGGTATTAGCCTTTCGCCAATGTCGGCCTTGGGTGTATTGTTGTGGCCTGTTCTGTGGTTCATTTGTTGGTAATTGAGTATTTAAATGGGAATAACTCATTGGTTGAAAATGATTGGATACCGTTTCTATAATTAAAAGTCTACATGTGTAGTGTAAATTGTTTTAATTCATGGTATTCCCGCCTTCATGAAAAAAAACGTTAAAAAATGGGTAAATATATCACTTAAGTTAATCAAAGCGTATAGCTTCCACTGGTGTAATTTTTGTTGCCAGATACGATGGTGCTATCATCATTAGGTATGAGACTACAATTGTACCCATATTAAGGTATAAAATGTGTAGTAAATTTAGGTGGATGGGAACAGTATTCAGGTAGTAATTTTCAGGATCTAATGAGATGATACCAAAGTATTTTTGTAGAAGACAAATAGAGATGCCTATAAAATTTCCAATGAGTACGCCTTTGGCAATGATAAAGGTAGCTAGGTATATAAAAACCTTGCGTATGTTATGATTCTGCTTGCCCAGGGCTTTTAATATACCAATCATGGCGGTGCGTTCCAGTATAATAATTAGCAAACCGGAGATCATATTGAACCCGGCTACCAAAACGATTAATATGAGTATAACAGCCACATTGGTATCCAGTAGGTTTAACCAGCCAAATATTTGTGGTTGTTGTTGTATGATGGTTGTGGTACGCAATAAGCCGCCATCGGGAGAGATTTTAGAGGCGGCCAATAGATCTATTTGAGAGGACAGTTCAGGGATGTCATCGAACTCGTTTAATGTTACTTCGTAACCTGTAACCTGATTGTCGTTCCACTTGTTTAATTTTATGATATGGCGTATATCTACAAACAAAAATACCTTGTCAAACTCGGGTAAGCTGGAGTCGTAAATGGCAGAAATACGAAAGTTGCGCGGTCTGATTCTATCTTGGAAAAAATAAGTGGGTACTTTATCGCCTATTTTTAATTTTAGCAGACGTGCCAGTGTGCGTGAAATAATAATGTCATTGGATGTCTTTTCTTGCGTGACATCCGGTTTTTGTCCTTCTACAATAATTTGGTCAAAGTAATCCCAGTTAAAGTCCTTACCAATGCCTTTGATAATGACCCCTTGTATGTTTTCTTTTGTTTTTAGTAATCCGGGTTTGGTTGCGAATTCTTGCACATTTTTTACTCCCGGAATTTTTAAAACTTGGTTCACAAATGCAGAGTCTCGTTCAATGGGGTTGGTTTCGTATGAAGAATTGTAGTCGTAATTGACTATTTGTATGTGGGCGCCAAATCCTATGATTTTATTTCTGATTTCCCTTTTAAAACCTGTTCCTATGGATAGAGAAAGAATCATGACTGTTATACCTAAAACAATACCAATGGTAGCAACAGTAATGATAGGACCCGATAATTTTTTACCGGTGATTTCTCCTTTTCTGATTTTGTTGGCTATGTATAAATTGAGGTTCAAAACAATGGGGCATTTTAAGTAAATACAAAAAACACCCCAAAGATAATGATTCGTCCTTAACAACAAACATCTTCCATATGGCTTCTCTAGCTTATTTATTATCTAAGCCAAAAGTCATTGTATATTGTTTCTTATGACTGCCATGGATTCTTGTTGCTTAATTTATTTTTCCGGGGTATACTTCCAAGGCTTTTTCAATGACAATCAGTGCTTTTTTTAGCTCTTCTACATTAAGAACGTACGCTATTCTGACTTCGTCTTTTCCTAGATAGCGGCTGCTGTAAAAGCCAGAACCAGGGGCCATCATGACGGTTTGACCTTGGTACTCAAAATCACTAAGAATCCACTGGCAAAAATGCTCAGAATCTTTTACTGGTAATTTAGCCATGGTATAGAAAGCTCCCTTGGGAATCAACGATTTTACACCGGGTATCTTATTGAGTCCTTCCACCAGTACATCCCTCCGCTGAAGATATTCTTTGTAAACATCGGCTGTGTACTTAGGTGCCACATCTAGAGAGGCGATGGCTGCTATTTGACCAAGTAGAGGAGGACTTAATCGTGCTTGCGCAAACTTTAAAGCGGATGAGATAAGTTCTTTGTTTCGGCTAACCAAAGTGCCTATGCGAATGCCACATTCACTATAACGCTTGCTAAAAGAGTCTATGAGTACCACGTTTTCTTCAAGGCCTTTCAGGTTTAGGGCAGAGAAATGCCCTCGTTCGTCGTAACAAAACTCCCTGTAGACTTCATCAGAGAGTAAAAATAAATTATTTTGTAATACAATATCCCTAAGCTGGTGTAATTCCTCTTTAGAATATAAATAACCGGTTGGATTATTGGGGTTGCATATGAAAATACCTTTGGTTTGTGGCGTAATTAATTTCTCAAATTTTTCAATGGTTGGAAGGGCAAAGCCCCTTTCAAAGGTTGAAGAAATGGGTTTTATGTTAATACCCATGGCATTGGCAAAGCTGCTGTAGTTTGCATAAAAAGGTTCAGGAATGATGATTTCATCGCCAGGATTAAAACAACAGAAAAAAGCAAATATAAAGGCCTCTGATCCTCCTGTCGTTACCATAATCTCTTCCTTCGAGAGTTCAATGTTTTGTGCACGATAGTAATGGGTAAGTTTTTCACGTAAAGCAGGAATACCCGCAGAGTCGCTATATTCCAACACCTTTCGATCAATGTTTTTAATGGCATTTATTGCAACTTTAGGAGTATGGATATCAGGCTGACCAATGTTTAAGTGATATATTTTAATACCCCTTTGTTTTGCACTGTTTGCATAGGGTACTAGTTTGCGTATGGGCGAAGCGGGCATGTCGTACCCGCGTTTAGAAATAGATGGCATATTAATTTTTATTTGTGGTGGCCAAAAATGAAGTGACAAAAGTACCTAAAACCTGTCATTTATCATATTTTTGACGCTGAAATTTAGAAATTGTGCTTTGTTTGTTGATGTTAAGGGAAATTATCTATTATATTTATCGTGTAACTATTGGGCTGGTTATGCGTTATATTCATTGAACCTAGAATGAAAATGATTGATATGCCAAGTGTGGAGTCTCCCCAGAATATAAATATTTTATTAAAAGGTCTTGTTAAACTTGATCGGAGGAAACTGATCGTTGTGTTTTTTTTGTTTATCCTGTTTAATTTTGGTTCCTATGCTCAAACCCTGTCCGGGGTGGTTACTTCTTCCGATGGAGCTCCTATTCCTTTTGCTTCTATCTATATTAAGGAATTAACAACGGGTACCACTTCTAATTTAATGGGAGAATATAGTGTTGAACTGCCTTCGGGCATATCTCATGTGTCGTTTCAGGCCTTAAGCTTTGCAAAGGTTCAGTTGGAGGTGAATATGGAGGGGCATGATATCGTGAAAAATATTGAATTAAAGGCACAAGACTATAAGATAAAAGAAGTGAGGGTGTTTTCGGGAAACGAAGACCCAGCTTATGGAATTATCCGGAAATCCATTGGTCTGGCACCTTATTTTCTTAGACAGATCAAGCATTATAAAGCCAATGTGTATTTGAAAGGTGGCTTTGATATGAATAAGGTTCCACGTCTTTTCCGAAAACAATTGAAAGAACAAGGAATTGAAGAGGGAAAAAGTTACCTGGCCGAGTCGGTCAATGAAATTACATTTAACTCACCCAATCGTTATGTGCATAAGCAAATATCTAAACGTTCCACGATTCCTAATGATGGAGAAGATGAAGTGTTGGGTTTTTTAAATTATAGTTTTTACGACTCAGAAAGTGATTTGGCCATTTCTCCCATATCGCGTAAGGCTTTGTCTTTTTATAAATATAGGTATGAGGGCTTTTTTCAAGAGGGTGATTATTATGTAAATAAAATTAAAGTAATACCCAAGCGTAAAAACCAGAAGCTTTTTGCGGGTTATATCTACATTGTTGATAAGCTTTGGAATTTACATTCTGTAGACCTGCTTAATGAACAGTTTTTTGGTAAGATCCGAATCAAGCAAGTGCAAGAGCAAGTGAAGGGTAAGGCCTGGCTGCCTGTGAGTCACCATTTTGATGTGGATGTAAAAATGATGGGTTTTAATGTTGAGGCCAATTATGGTGGATCGGTGAAATATGATGAGGTGGAGTTAAATAGTGGCTTGCCTGTGCCTTCGTCGCTTAAAATAGCCTATGCCGAGGTGGAGTCGGAACAGGCCTTCTTAAGAGAAATGGAAGCGGAGAAGCCGCTGAGTAAAAATCAGCAAAAGGTGGAGGCACTCTTGAAAAAAGACGATTTGAGTAACCGCGAAATGATGAAACTATCACGCTTGATGGAAAAGGAAAATAAAAGTGTAGAGTCGCTTGGAAAGGGCTTGAGACTGGAATCTCAGGATAGTTTGTATCAAATTGTGAGAGATACCGTGAGTGCTGATGCTATTGATTGGAACGAGATAAGACCTATTCCGCTTACTAAGAGTGAAATAGAAAGTTTTGGTATCCGCGATTCATTGACACTGGCCCTGGCAGGAATGAATGCAGACAGCGTAGACTATGCGAAGGAGCCTTCGGCCTTTAGCAAAGGTTATGGTAAAATTTTATTCGGAGGGAAACACTACTCATCTGATTCTACGTTCAGAATAAAATATGATGGCTTGTTGAACCCAATGTCTTTTGGATTTAATGCGGTGGATGGTTTAACTTTTCATCAAAAATTTAAAATCAAAAAATTATTAGATCCCAAAGGTAGAGTGGATTTTTTCCCTGAACTGAAATATTCCTTTGGGAGAAAAAATATGATGTGGAAGTTACGCAGTGTGTGGGGAGTCGACTATATTACGCATACTAAATTTTTTATGGAAGGAGGACAGTGGAGCAGGGATTTTAATGGAACAAGTGGTATTTCTCCTTTTGTGAATATGGTTTCGTCGCTTTTGTTGAAGGACAATTATATGAAGTTATATAAGGATAACTATTTTTTATTAGGAGGACGCAGCTATATTGCCAATGGATTAATGTTTAATCTTCAGCTTCGTTATCAAAACCTGCATAGAATGGAAAATAGTACCCAGTATTCTCTGGCCTATCCAGGTAGAAACTATAGAGATAATAACGAGGTATTGTATCACATGGATCCGGAGCTGTTTAGAGGGCGAAGAGCCTTGGATGTGGAAGCTCAAATAGACTATACCCCCAAGTATTATTATAGAATTAATGGTAACTATAAACGCATGGTGCATTCGGATTATCCTACTTTTATGCTGCGTTATAAGGGTGGATTTAGTGATTTGTGGAGTGCCGATTCTCGTTATGATTTGTTGGTGTTGGGTATCAGTCAGAAGTTGGAATGGAGCTTTATGTATCATTTAACTTATGACATGAGTGCCGGGTATTTTTTTGATCATTCATCCATGCATTTTTCCCATTTTAAGCATTTTAATACCAGTGAAATACCTGTTTCGTTTAAGAGCTGGGAGCGTAACTTTAATTTGTTGAATGATTATGAGTATAGTACCAATGAGTGGTATTTGGAAGGCCATTTTAGTTATTCAACCCCTTATTTGTTGATAAAAAACATACCATTTTTACAAGATAAACTTTGGAATGAAAATATCTACCTAAGTCATTTAACACAAGCTGATTTTAGAAATTATAATGAGGTAGGTTACGGTATCAGTCAGCTCTTTTTAGTTGCCAATATTGGTGTGTTTGCCGGGTTCGAAGAGATGCAGTTTGAGCGGTGGGGATTTAGGCTTAGCTTTAATCTAGGAAGCCTGGAGTAGCTGAGCCTACCTTTAATGTTCCTCCTTCTTTAAGAAAAAGGTGTTAGGGTGCATTGAAACAAGTTAGCGGGTGACTTGATTGGTAGTGGTTTTAATTTGATATAGATTTTCTAATATACTTTATGGATTAATTCCAACGATCCATGTTAAATATGTGCCTGGTTTTGACAGAAAGTAAAAAACTCCCATCAAAAGCTGGGTGGCATTATTCTCCATTCTTTTAATTTTTATATTTTTGCAACTTATTAATGAAGCAAATAAGTTAGACGATTATATAATAGATACTGTGGCGACCTTTATCGCACTCTTGTCTCTTATCTAAAAATCTAAAAATCTAATTAAACAAATATGGAATTAGCAAGCACGTATAATCCTGCCAACACGGAGGATAAGTGGTATAAGTATTGGATGGATCATAAATATTTTCATTCAGAACCGGATGAAAGAGAGCCATATACTGTCGTCATTCCACCACCGAATGTAACAGGAATGTTACATATGGGGCATATGCTAAACAATACCATACAGGATATATTGGTGCGTCGTGCACGCATGATGGGTAAAAATGCGTGCTGGGTGCCCGGTACCGACCATGCTTCTATTGCGACGGAAGCTAAAGTGGTAAATAAATTGAAAAATGAGGGGATTGATAAAGCTGACCTTTCGCGTGAGGAGTTTCTAAAACATGCTTGGGACTGGACTGATAAACATGGCGGTATCATTTTGGAGCAGCTAAAGAAACTAGGTGCTTCATGTGATTGGGATCGCACTTGCTTTACCTTAGATGAAACACGCAGTGAGGCCGTTATGGATACCTTCGTAAAGCTTTATGAAAAAGGACTTATTTATCGTGGTGTTCGTATGGTGAATTGGGATCCTGCCGCTCTAACAGCTGTTTCGGACGAAGAGGTGGTTTATAAAGAAGAACATTCTAAGTTATATTATTTACTTTATAAAATAGAAGGTGAGGATGAATATGTTACTATTGCAACAACACGTCCAGAGACTATCTTAGGAGATACAGCAG comes from the Saccharicrinis fermentans DSM 9555 = JCM 21142 genome and includes:
- a CDS encoding NUDIX hydrolase, with translation MPDNFIHQLAERLKEALPGAYAQNKMSPNIRFTGHMTPNTHPTRESSVLILFYLKNNELYIPFIQRPKYNGPHSGQISLPGGKFEPQDKDLLDTALRETWEEIGVGPENLQIIGRLTPTYIPNSNFNVTPYIAYLPQQPIFTPDSYEVDDIIEARVTQLIAPETIDLLIKTVQGIQIRAPYFNIDNHQIWGATAMIISELKELICKLDTIPSSSCNVHNDPESQ
- a CDS encoding ABC transporter permease — protein: MNLNLYIANKIRKGEITGKKLSGPIITVATIGIVLGITVMILSLSIGTGFKREIRNKIIGFGAHIQIVNYDYNSSYETNPIERDSAFVNQVLKIPGVKNVQEFATKPGLLKTKENIQGVIIKGIGKDFNWDYFDQIIVEGQKPDVTQEKTSNDIIISRTLARLLKLKIGDKVPTYFFQDRIRPRNFRISAIYDSSLPEFDKVFLFVDIRHIIKLNKWNDNQVTGYEVTLNEFDDIPELSSQIDLLAASKISPDGGLLRTTTIIQQQPQIFGWLNLLDTNVAVILILIVLVAGFNMISGLLIIILERTAMIGILKALGKQNHNIRKVFIYLATFIIAKGVLIGNFIGISICLLQKYFGIISLDPENYYLNTVPIHLNLLHILYLNMGTIVVSYLMMIAPSYLATKITPVEAIRFD
- a CDS encoding pyridoxal phosphate-dependent aminotransferase, producing MPSISKRGYDMPASPIRKLVPYANSAKQRGIKIYHLNIGQPDIHTPKVAINAIKNIDRKVLEYSDSAGIPALREKLTHYYRAQNIELSKEEIMVTTGGSEAFIFAFFCCFNPGDEIIIPEPFYANYSSFANAMGINIKPISSTFERGFALPTIEKFEKLITPQTKGIFICNPNNPTGYLYSKEELHQLRDIVLQNNLFLLSDEVYREFCYDERGHFSALNLKGLEENVVLIDSFSKRYSECGIRIGTLVSRNKELISSALKFAQARLSPPLLGQIAAIASLDVAPKYTADVYKEYLQRRDVLVEGLNKIPGVKSLIPKGAFYTMAKLPVKDSEHFCQWILSDFEYQGQTVMMAPGSGFYSSRYLGKDEVRIAYVLNVEELKKALIVIEKALEVYPGKIN
- a CDS encoding DUF5686 family protein translates to MKMIDMPSVESPQNINILLKGLVKLDRRKLIVVFFLFILFNFGSYAQTLSGVVTSSDGAPIPFASIYIKELTTGTTSNLMGEYSVELPSGISHVSFQALSFAKVQLEVNMEGHDIVKNIELKAQDYKIKEVRVFSGNEDPAYGIIRKSIGLAPYFLRQIKHYKANVYLKGGFDMNKVPRLFRKQLKEQGIEEGKSYLAESVNEITFNSPNRYVHKQISKRSTIPNDGEDEVLGFLNYSFYDSESDLAISPISRKALSFYKYRYEGFFQEGDYYVNKIKVIPKRKNQKLFAGYIYIVDKLWNLHSVDLLNEQFFGKIRIKQVQEQVKGKAWLPVSHHFDVDVKMMGFNVEANYGGSVKYDEVELNSGLPVPSSLKIAYAEVESEQAFLREMEAEKPLSKNQQKVEALLKKDDLSNREMMKLSRLMEKENKSVESLGKGLRLESQDSLYQIVRDTVSADAIDWNEIRPIPLTKSEIESFGIRDSLTLALAGMNADSVDYAKEPSAFSKGYGKILFGGKHYSSDSTFRIKYDGLLNPMSFGFNAVDGLTFHQKFKIKKLLDPKGRVDFFPELKYSFGRKNMMWKLRSVWGVDYITHTKFFMEGGQWSRDFNGTSGISPFVNMVSSLLLKDNYMKLYKDNYFLLGGRSYIANGLMFNLQLRYQNLHRMENSTQYSLAYPGRNYRDNNEVLYHMDPELFRGRRALDVEAQIDYTPKYYYRINGNYKRMVHSDYPTFMLRYKGGFSDLWSADSRYDLLVLGISQKLEWSFMYHLTYDMSAGYFFDHSSMHFSHFKHFNTSEIPVSFKSWERNFNLLNDYEYSTNEWYLEGHFSYSTPYLLIKNIPFLQDKLWNENIYLSHLTQADFRNYNEVGYGISQLFLVANIGVFAGFEEMQFERWGFRLSFNLGSLE